In Maylandia zebra isolate NMK-2024a linkage group LG12, Mzebra_GT3a, whole genome shotgun sequence, a single genomic region encodes these proteins:
- the LOC101474835 gene encoding uncharacterized protein LOC101474835 isoform X1 gives MYPVQSMRKFVCDRLTAAAQEILGAFEKRVEEYESEIARQRRLLDTVFTPEIKLQDKDLANTSLSQQQSDSTVQPDITRIKDEHEEMCISQERQQLKQQQAPAAPKVTPASTDQSVHSDQSQPSGPDQTNPAASNDPKPSVPNEEERDRESSPVPPPDDDNHFFCHNSDEGESQADITCNYGSETPTRGDTDTSSAITAAQPLDKENNDVGSTANSGTEEGQVCTNESNEPASDRSCNIENTSSTSNSELTPTVRCNSETTSAMSTEPTPNKKHIDGNETSTSTATAGLTTNTKQSGDYTTSTKSTEQTLTKSPTETRCPDVTPHEKHDQASPPLKGNGEPAANKSSHDGESSSSVSLYEKSSGKKTSATSDEYASRKKHSKKKTSRSTDLAASRKLKVGKMSSNTTPQLMPNEKHKDWDANDVTEPSPDFTCHDISMESTEPIQNKTSDHEQVASNESPVQAEPTEGNTSSISSPDLAQKKQSEGKLASPSNTEMAQSKNSNSDEATLAESTETSPNKMPGDETTSTTSTSSRKLTHQRTLSTRSRDLTKQKKHRHRDAKSSSSKEAALLKRQNDGSATSGGSTDPTQRKRHKDQSGESTQTTEARHSKRNNNGSKKSSGSTDPTQKKRHRESEKRLKASSQNDGGNAKDEENPYKCDRCGKVMSNFKNYKFHMKSHTVEKTFKCETCGKMFRESWDLNKHLVIHSAEKPFKCDVCGNGFNRRYNLDLHARVHTGEKPYKCSTCGKSFSACVNMKKHMRIHTGEKPYTCNECGKEFADSSAFKNHLRVHTGERPFKCTYCKKKFATNTTLKRHTRTHTGERPYKCTVCDKAFSHKTDLKGHMRMHTGEKPYKCTSCGEQFSTWLKLHKHKERAHASESEKPAK, from the exons ATGTATCCCGTTCAAAGCATGCGTAAGTTTGTCTGTGATCGACTAACAGCAGCTGCCCAAGAAATACTGGGAGCGTTTGAAAAGAGAGTAGAAGAGTACGAGTCAGAAATCGCACGTCAACGCAGGCTGCTGGATACGGTGTTCACACCGGAGATAAAGTTGCAGGATAAAG ATCTTGCAAATACTTCTTTGAGTCAGCAGCAGAGTGACTCCACTGTTCAGCCTGATATTACACGGATTAAAGATGAGCATGAGGAAATGTGCATCAGTCAGGAACGACAGCAGCTCAAACAGCAGCAGGCACCTGCTGCTCCTAAGGTGACTCCAGCTTCAACTGATCAAAGTGTCCACAGTGATCAGTCTCAGCCTTCAGGTCCTGACCAAACGAATCCTGCTGCAAGTAATGATCCCAAACCCAGTGTCCCTAATGAAGAGGAACGTGACAGAGAGAGTTCTCCAGTACCACCTCCAGATGATGACAACCACTTCTTCTGTCACAACTCAGATGAAGGGGAGAGTCAAGCTGACATAACTTGTAACTATGGAAGTGAAACACCAACAAGAGGCGATACGGACACATCATCAGCTATTACAGCAGCGCAGCCGTTAGATAAGGAAAACAATGATGTGGGCAGCACAGCAAACAGTGGTACAGAGGAAGGACAGGTGTGTACCAATGAGAGCAATGAGCCAGCATCAGATAGAAGTTGTAACATTGAAAACACATCATCAACCAGTAATTCTGAGTTAACACCTACTGTAAGATGTAATAGTGAGACCACATCAGCTATGAGTACTGAGCCAACACCGAACAAGAAACATATAGATGGGAATGAAACGTCAACGTCAACTGCAACTGCTGGCCTAACGACTAACACAAAACAAAGTGGTGACTACACAACATCTACAAAAAGCACTGAACAAACACTAACAAAGAGCCCAACAGAAACTAGATGCCCCGATGTAACGCCACATGAGAAACACGATCAAGCGAGCCCCCCGTTAAAAGGGAATGGTGAGCCAGCGGCAAATAAGTCAAGTCACGATGGGGAATCAAGCTCATCTGTCAGCCTATATGAAAAAAGCAGTGGTAAGAAAACATCAGCTACAAGTGATGAGTATGCATCTAGAAAGaaacacagcaagaaaaaaacaagcagaagtACTGATTTAGCTGCAAGTAGGAAACTCAAAGTTGGAAAAATGTCATCAAATACAACTCCTCAGTTAATGCCAAATGAGAAGCATAAAGACTGGGACGCAAATGATGTCACTGAGCCTTCACCAGACTTTACATGTCACGACATATCAATGGAAAGTACTGAGCCAATTCAAAATAAGACTAGTGACCATGAACAGGTAGCATCAAATGAAAGTCCAGTTCAGGCAGAACCCACTGAGGGGAACACATCCTCAATTTCAAGTCCTGACCTAGCACAAAAGAAGCAGAGTGAAGGAAAACTAGCTTCTCCTTCAAACACTGAAATGGCACAAAGTAAGAATTCTAACAGTGACGAAGCCACATTGGCCGAAAGTACAGAAACATCGCCAAATAAGATGCCTGGTGATGAGACTACAAGTACTACGTCAACCTCAAGTAGGAAACTTACACATCAGAGAACATTATCAACCAGAAGCAGggatttaacaaaacaaaagaagcatAGACATAGAGACGCAAAGTCTTCAAGTAGTAAGGAAGCAGCACTGCTGAAAAGACAAAATGATGGGAGCGCAACATCAGGAGGAAGCACCGACCCAACACAACGGAAAAGACATAAGGATCAGAGTGGGGAATCCACCCAAACTACAGAGGCAAGACACAGTAAGAGAAACAACAATGGGAGCAAAAAATCAAGTGGAAGTACTGATCCAACACAAAAGAAGAGACATAGGGAAAGTGAAAAACGCTTAAAAGCATCAAGCCAGAATGATGGTGGTAATGCCAAAGATGAGGAAAATCCTTACAAGTGTGACCGGTGTGGCAAAGTGATGTCCAACTTCAAAAACTACAAATTTCATATGAAGAGCCACACAGTTGAGAAGACGTTCAAATGTGAGACTTGTGGCAAGATGTTCCGGGAAAGTTgggatttaaataaacatttagtgatTCATTCAGCCGAGAAACCCTTCAAGTGCGACGTCTGTGGAAACGGGTTCAACCGACGTTATAATCTCGACCTGCACGCCAGGGTTCACACTGGGGAAAAGCCTTACAAATGTAGCACCTGCGGGAAAAGCTTCAGCGCCTGTGTGAACATGAAGAAGCACATGCGAATCCACACCGGTGAGAAGCCTTACACTTGCAACGAGTGCGGTAAAGAGTTTGCGGATTCTTCTGCTTTCAAGAATCATTTGCGAGTGCACACGGGGGAAAGGCCCTTCAAGTGTACCTACTGCAAGAAAAAATTTGCTACCAACACGACTTTGAAAAGGCACACCAGAACACATACAGGTGAAAGACCGTATAAATGCACCGTGTGTGATAAGGCGTTCAGTCACAAAACCGACCTGAAAGGACACATGAGGATGCACACTGGCGAGAAGCCCTACAAATGCACTAGTTGTGGGGAACAGTTCTCCACCTGGTTAAAACTTCATAAGCATAAAGAGCGTGCACATGCAAGCGAATCAGAAAAACCCGCCAAATAA
- the LOC101474835 gene encoding uncharacterized protein LOC101474835 isoform X2 — MCISQERQQLKQQQAPAAPKVTPASTDQSVHSDQSQPSGPDQTNPAASNDPKPSVPNEEERDRESSPVPPPDDDNHFFCHNSDEGESQADITCNYGSETPTRGDTDTSSAITAAQPLDKENNDVGSTANSGTEEGQVCTNESNEPASDRSCNIENTSSTSNSELTPTVRCNSETTSAMSTEPTPNKKHIDGNETSTSTATAGLTTNTKQSGDYTTSTKSTEQTLTKSPTETRCPDVTPHEKHDQASPPLKGNGEPAANKSSHDGESSSSVSLYEKSSGKKTSATSDEYASRKKHSKKKTSRSTDLAASRKLKVGKMSSNTTPQLMPNEKHKDWDANDVTEPSPDFTCHDISMESTEPIQNKTSDHEQVASNESPVQAEPTEGNTSSISSPDLAQKKQSEGKLASPSNTEMAQSKNSNSDEATLAESTETSPNKMPGDETTSTTSTSSRKLTHQRTLSTRSRDLTKQKKHRHRDAKSSSSKEAALLKRQNDGSATSGGSTDPTQRKRHKDQSGESTQTTEARHSKRNNNGSKKSSGSTDPTQKKRHRESEKRLKASSQNDGGNAKDEENPYKCDRCGKVMSNFKNYKFHMKSHTVEKTFKCETCGKMFRESWDLNKHLVIHSAEKPFKCDVCGNGFNRRYNLDLHARVHTGEKPYKCSTCGKSFSACVNMKKHMRIHTGEKPYTCNECGKEFADSSAFKNHLRVHTGERPFKCTYCKKKFATNTTLKRHTRTHTGERPYKCTVCDKAFSHKTDLKGHMRMHTGEKPYKCTSCGEQFSTWLKLHKHKERAHASESEKPAK, encoded by the coding sequence ATGTGCATCAGTCAGGAACGACAGCAGCTCAAACAGCAGCAGGCACCTGCTGCTCCTAAGGTGACTCCAGCTTCAACTGATCAAAGTGTCCACAGTGATCAGTCTCAGCCTTCAGGTCCTGACCAAACGAATCCTGCTGCAAGTAATGATCCCAAACCCAGTGTCCCTAATGAAGAGGAACGTGACAGAGAGAGTTCTCCAGTACCACCTCCAGATGATGACAACCACTTCTTCTGTCACAACTCAGATGAAGGGGAGAGTCAAGCTGACATAACTTGTAACTATGGAAGTGAAACACCAACAAGAGGCGATACGGACACATCATCAGCTATTACAGCAGCGCAGCCGTTAGATAAGGAAAACAATGATGTGGGCAGCACAGCAAACAGTGGTACAGAGGAAGGACAGGTGTGTACCAATGAGAGCAATGAGCCAGCATCAGATAGAAGTTGTAACATTGAAAACACATCATCAACCAGTAATTCTGAGTTAACACCTACTGTAAGATGTAATAGTGAGACCACATCAGCTATGAGTACTGAGCCAACACCGAACAAGAAACATATAGATGGGAATGAAACGTCAACGTCAACTGCAACTGCTGGCCTAACGACTAACACAAAACAAAGTGGTGACTACACAACATCTACAAAAAGCACTGAACAAACACTAACAAAGAGCCCAACAGAAACTAGATGCCCCGATGTAACGCCACATGAGAAACACGATCAAGCGAGCCCCCCGTTAAAAGGGAATGGTGAGCCAGCGGCAAATAAGTCAAGTCACGATGGGGAATCAAGCTCATCTGTCAGCCTATATGAAAAAAGCAGTGGTAAGAAAACATCAGCTACAAGTGATGAGTATGCATCTAGAAAGaaacacagcaagaaaaaaacaagcagaagtACTGATTTAGCTGCAAGTAGGAAACTCAAAGTTGGAAAAATGTCATCAAATACAACTCCTCAGTTAATGCCAAATGAGAAGCATAAAGACTGGGACGCAAATGATGTCACTGAGCCTTCACCAGACTTTACATGTCACGACATATCAATGGAAAGTACTGAGCCAATTCAAAATAAGACTAGTGACCATGAACAGGTAGCATCAAATGAAAGTCCAGTTCAGGCAGAACCCACTGAGGGGAACACATCCTCAATTTCAAGTCCTGACCTAGCACAAAAGAAGCAGAGTGAAGGAAAACTAGCTTCTCCTTCAAACACTGAAATGGCACAAAGTAAGAATTCTAACAGTGACGAAGCCACATTGGCCGAAAGTACAGAAACATCGCCAAATAAGATGCCTGGTGATGAGACTACAAGTACTACGTCAACCTCAAGTAGGAAACTTACACATCAGAGAACATTATCAACCAGAAGCAGggatttaacaaaacaaaagaagcatAGACATAGAGACGCAAAGTCTTCAAGTAGTAAGGAAGCAGCACTGCTGAAAAGACAAAATGATGGGAGCGCAACATCAGGAGGAAGCACCGACCCAACACAACGGAAAAGACATAAGGATCAGAGTGGGGAATCCACCCAAACTACAGAGGCAAGACACAGTAAGAGAAACAACAATGGGAGCAAAAAATCAAGTGGAAGTACTGATCCAACACAAAAGAAGAGACATAGGGAAAGTGAAAAACGCTTAAAAGCATCAAGCCAGAATGATGGTGGTAATGCCAAAGATGAGGAAAATCCTTACAAGTGTGACCGGTGTGGCAAAGTGATGTCCAACTTCAAAAACTACAAATTTCATATGAAGAGCCACACAGTTGAGAAGACGTTCAAATGTGAGACTTGTGGCAAGATGTTCCGGGAAAGTTgggatttaaataaacatttagtgatTCATTCAGCCGAGAAACCCTTCAAGTGCGACGTCTGTGGAAACGGGTTCAACCGACGTTATAATCTCGACCTGCACGCCAGGGTTCACACTGGGGAAAAGCCTTACAAATGTAGCACCTGCGGGAAAAGCTTCAGCGCCTGTGTGAACATGAAGAAGCACATGCGAATCCACACCGGTGAGAAGCCTTACACTTGCAACGAGTGCGGTAAAGAGTTTGCGGATTCTTCTGCTTTCAAGAATCATTTGCGAGTGCACACGGGGGAAAGGCCCTTCAAGTGTACCTACTGCAAGAAAAAATTTGCTACCAACACGACTTTGAAAAGGCACACCAGAACACATACAGGTGAAAGACCGTATAAATGCACCGTGTGTGATAAGGCGTTCAGTCACAAAACCGACCTGAAAGGACACATGAGGATGCACACTGGCGAGAAGCCCTACAAATGCACTAGTTGTGGGGAACAGTTCTCCACCTGGTTAAAACTTCATAAGCATAAAGAGCGTGCACATGCAAGCGAATCAGAAAAACCCGCCAAATAA
- the LOC101474555 gene encoding uncharacterized protein LOC101474555, with protein MCNKAIMPSVQHFRQFFNERLAAAAEEIFSAFEKTILEYEEEISRQRRLLDIVCKPAVKLPRIELPHQLACKEEEVLASDQQPIFQERNPRLDQEVKEEICASQDREHLVLKQETDTCIVPLTYEKGDNAEDQTLRLIPSELVSATEKHSLVKISIKTSEEAELNTNHQLFSHSSYLSKSPDKEDEPEDCMSIGNAETKPQKISHKGNHIHNPAMLMNYCKTHASKKSFKCDTCGKTFPFNSKLIRHLRIHTGVRPYSCNICGKRFNQTSILNVHKRIHTGERPYSCNICGKRFNQTSILNVHKRTHTGEKPFSCNICGKRFNQKSILDAHVRIHTGEKPFSCKTCGKCLRSRSTLLVHMKKTHGRATVFLQNM; from the exons ATGTGTAACAAGGCAATAATGCcttcagttcagcattttagacagtttttcaacgaGCGactagctgctgctgctgaagaaaTATTCAGCGCTTTTGAAAAAACTATCCTCGAGTACGAAGAAGAGATCAGCCGTCAGCGCAGGCTGCTGGACATCGTCTGCAAACCTGCGGTGAAGTTACCCAGGATAG AGCTCCCACATCAGCTTGCCTGTAAAGAGGAGGAGGTTCTTGCCTCTGACCAGCAGCCCATTTTCCAGGAGAGGAACCCCAGGTTGGATCAAGAGGTTAAAGAGGAAATCTGCGCTAGTCAGGACAGAGAGCATCTTGTACTGAAGCAGGAGACTGATACTTGCATTGTGCCTCTTACTTATGAGAAAGGTGACAACGCTGAAGATCAGACTTTGAGATTGATTCCGAGTGAATTAGTAAGTGCAACAGAAAAACATTCCTTAGTCAAAATATCTATTAAAACCTCAGAGGAAGCAGAGCTAAATACCAACCACCAGCTCTTTTCTCACAGTTCCTATTTATCTAAAAGCCCTGACAAAGAAGACGAGCCTGAGGATTGTATGTCAATTGGAAATGCAGAGACAAAACCACAGAAGATAAGTCACAAAGGCAATCATATACATAATCCTGCAATGTTGATGAATTACTGTAAAACACACGCAAGCAAAAAGTCTTTCAAATGTGACACTTGTGGAAAAACATTTCCATTTAATTCCAAATTAATCAGACACCTGCGAATCCACACGGGCGTGAGGCCATATTCTTGCAACATCTGTGGTAAAAGATTCAATCAGACATCCATACTGAACGTTCATAAACGAATCCACACAGGCGAGAGGCCGTATTCTTGCAACATTTGCGGAAAGAGATTTAACCAGACGTCAATACTGAACGTCCATAAAAGAACTCACACGGGCGAGAAGCCATTTTCTTGTAACATCTGTGGTAAAAGATTTAATCAGAAGTCAATACTGGATGCTCATGTCAGAATCCACACAGGCGAGAAGCCCTTTTCTTGCAAAACATGCGGGAAATGTCTCAGGAGTCGTTCTACTCTGTTGGTTCACATGAAAAAAACACACGGGCGAGCAACCGTATTCTTGCAAAATATGTGA
- the cenatac gene encoding centrosomal AT-AC splicing factor: MGAHYCAICRQTTFNGKGHIFGKTHQSRLRVVLLKFTEKVKEARRTLKKPQVEKFDCTQHKQTFWCYCCGCEIEKNVTDGNMTVLYGGLLEHMATPEHRKNTHKFWWDNKADPKFRDKVIVTEEETERFKVEVAKALESFVENEDEYIKQHAEHIRAQERHRQEVLQSLLERDAEPELLNGPNGTDSSVENSVSSQFMCQGSDQQAGSSFVDSMGEMPWTPAGHGLTFIGYQDSSNSGNVHTGAVPPWLQDDPVEGTSRTAAEPEIGPSLHEFLKHKEQEKLRKLPPNRVGANFDHSSHTDANWLPSFGRVWNSGRRWQSRHQFRQEEGQKHRQKRRREYDTEGSKKIKTTDQLNT; this comes from the exons ATGGGTGCACACTACTGTGCCATTTGTAGACAAACAACATTCAACGGGAAGGGACACATTTTCGGAAAAACTCATCAAAGTAGACTCAGAGTGGTTCTCCTTAAATTCACAGAAAAG GTGAAGGAAGCTCGCCGAACACTTAAGAAACCCCAAGTAGAAAAGTTTGATTGCACCCAGCACAAGCAGACATTCTGGTGCTACTGCTGTGGGTGTGAAATTGAGAAAAACGTTACAGATGGCAACATGACTGTCCTTTATGGAGGCCTGTTAGAACACATGGCCAC CCCAGAACACAGGAAGAATACACACAAGTTCTGGTGGGACAATAAAGCTGACCCGAAGTTTAGAGACAAAGTCATCGTCACAGAAGAGGAAACGGAAAG gTTTAAAGTTGAGGTGGCAAAGGCATTGGAATCATTTGTGGAGAATGAGGATGAATACATTAAACAG CATGCTGAGCATATACGAGCCCAGGAAAGGCATCGCCAGGAGGTCTTACAGTCACTTTTAGAG CGTGATGCAGAGCCTGAGTTGTTAAACGGACCCAACGGCACAGACTCATCTGTAGAGAACTCTGTCAG CTCACAGTTTATGTGTCAAGGATCAGACCAGCAGGCGGGGAGCAGCTTTGTGGACTCGATGGGTGAAATGCCGTGGACTCCAGCAGGACACGGCCTGACATTCATAGGTTATCAG GATTCATCGAACAGTGGAAACGTTCATACAG GTGCTGTCCCTCCTTGGCTCCAAGATGATCCTGTAGAAGGGACCTCCAGAACTGCTGCAGAGCCAGAGATTGGCCCATCACTCCACGAGTTCCTCAAACATA AGGAGCAAGAGAAGCTGAGGAAGCTTCCTCCGAACAGAGTGGGGGCCAACTTCGATCACAGCTCACATACAGACGCCAACTGGCTACCTTCCTTTGGTAGAGTGTGGAACAGCGGTCGACGCTGGCAGTCCAG GCACCAGTTCAGGCAAGAGGAAGGGCAGAAGCACagacagaagaggaggagggaatATGACACAGAAGGGTCAAAGAAGATAAAAACAACTGATCAGCTGAACACTTAA